From one uncultured Paludibacter sp. genomic stretch:
- the dxs gene encoding 1-deoxy-D-xylulose-5-phosphate synthase: MTRTYTYLQKINSPDDLKKLPKEXLKIVCXELXQFIXDXVAKNPGHLGSSLGVVELTVALHYVFNTPYXRIVWDVGHXAYGHKILTGRRDIFHTNRQFGGISGFPKITESEXDAFGVGHASTSISAALGMSVASMXKGENRQVVAVVGDGAMTGGLAFEGLNNASMDKNNLLIILNDNQMAIDPIKGGFSQYLVDITTSRLYNKIRYKAYNFFRKRNWLDEEKKNQIIRVNNSIKTFFTRQKQNIFESLNIRYFGPIDGHDVENLVRILSEIKNYKGPKVLHCITKKGKGYEPAEKSATIWHAPGKFDPETGERLVCNHNNSEPQLFQDVFGKTLLELAKQNEKIIGITPAMPSGCSMLIMQRRFPERVFDVGIAEAHAVTFSAGLAKEGMVPFCNIYSSFMQRAYDNVIHDVALQKLPVIMCLDRAGIVGSDGATHQGQFDLAYMRCIPNLTIAAPRNEVELRHLMYTAQLPDKGAFVIRYPRGKGYVVDWHIDWKELTIGKGECLKEGNNLAVMTIGTMANPVEKAINMIENEYNVKIAHYDARFLKPMDEDMLREIALKYKKIXTVEDGVIQGGFGSAVLEFMEDNGYNVEVLRLGIPDKFVDHGTPDELYTMLKLDADGIKGSIETFLGKTFVIKSNISEKANK, translated from the coding sequence ATGACAAGAACATATACATATCTACAAAAAATAAATTCTCCTGATGATCTTAAAAAACTNCCAAAAGAAGNACTGAAAATAGTTTGTGANGAATTAAGNCAATTTATTATNGATGANGTTGCAAAAAATCCGGGACATTTGGGCTCAAGTTTAGGAGTGGTGGAATTAACTGTTGCATTACATTACGTTTTTAATACACCTTACGANAGAATTGTGTGGGATGTTGGACATCANGCTTACGGNCACAAAATTCTTACAGGAAGACGCGATATTTTTCATACTAATCGTCAATTTGGCGGTATTAGCGGTTTCCCTAAAATAACAGAAAGCGAGTANGATGCCTTTGGAGTGGGACATGCNTCCACTTCTATTTCNGCAGCGTTAGGAATGTCNGTGGCTTCAATGATNAAAGGTGAAAATCGTCAAGTGGTAGCGGTAGTTGGTGATGGAGCGATGACAGGTGGTTTGGCTTTTGAAGGATTAAACAATGCTTCAATGGATAAAAACAACCTGTTGATTATTCTTAATGATAATCAAATGGCTATTGATCCCATTAAAGGAGGTTTTTCACAATATTTGGTTGATATAACAACATCTCGTTTATACAATAAAATAAGATATAAAGCTTATAATTTTTTCAGAAAGCGAAACTGGCTTGATGAAGAAAAGAAAAATCAAATAATTCGGGTAAACAATAGTATTAAGACATTTTTTACACGGCAGAAGCAAAATATTTTTGAATCGCTGAATATACGTTATTTTGGTCCTATCGATGGGCACGATGTGGAGAATTTAGTGCGTATTCTTTCTGAAATTAAAAATTATAAGGGTCCAAAAGTTTTACATTGTATAACTAAAAAAGGAAAAGGATACGAACCTGCAGAAAAATCGGCAACAATATGGCATGCGCCGGGAAAATTCGACCCTGAAACAGGTGAACGTTTGGTTTGCAACCATAACAATTCAGAACCTCAACTTTTTCAAGATGTTTTTGGAAAAACATTATTGGAACTAGCCAAACAAAACGAAAAAATAATTGGAATTACGCCTGCAATGCCATCCGGTTGTTCTATGCTCATTATGCAGCGTCGTTTTCCCGAACGCGTTTTTGATGTGGGAATTGCTGAAGCACACGCTGTAACCTTCTCAGCAGGACTGGCAAAAGAAGGAATGGTGCCGTTTTGCAATATCTATTCTTCCTTTATGCAGCGCGCTTATGATAATGTAATCCATGATGTGGCTTTACAAAAACTGCCGGTGATAATGTGTTTGGATAGGGCTGGNATTGTCGGATCGGACGGAGCTACACATCAGGGACAGTTTGATTTAGCTTATATGCGCTGTATTCCAAATCTAACTATTGCCGCTCCTCGAAATGAAGTAGAACTTCGTCATTTGATGTATACAGCGCAATTGCCTGATAAGGGCGCTTTTGTTATTCGTTATCCGCGTGGAAAAGGGTATGTTGTTGATTGGCATATTGATTGGAAAGAATTAACGATAGGAAAAGGTGAATGCTTAAAAGAAGGAAATAATTTGGCGGTAATGACCATAGGAACAATGGCAAATCCGGTAGAAAAAGCTATTAATATGATTGAAAATGAGTATAATGTTAAAATAGCTCACTATGATGCACGCTTTTTAAAACCAATGGATGAAGACATGTTGCGGGAAATAGCTTTAAAATATAAAAAGATTNTAACTGTTGAAGATGGAGTAATTCAAGGTGGTTTTGGTAGCGCAGTATTAGAATTTATGGAGGATAACGGTTATAATGTAGAGGTTCTTCGTTTGGGAATTCCGGATAAATTTGTTGATCACGGAACACCTGATGAACTTTACACTATGCTCAAATTGGATGCTGATGGAATAAAAGGGAGTATTGAAACTTTCCTCGGAAAAACATTTGTTATAAAATCAAATATTTCAGAAAAAGCAAACAAATGA
- a CDS encoding RagB/SusD family protein produces MKLKKYISIILIAVLFAACGEDFLNKAPEDSINTANFYKTEDDAIAAINGAYQPMQWPKLYNMRMWTTDIMAGNSIVGAGGGTDGIETQDQANFITSTDNQGVLDLWRGPWPGILRCNLVLQKVPDIEMKESVKNRILGEAYFLRANYYFILVRFFGDVPLILIPSEPESDLRPFRTSKTEVYAQIISDLENAAEMLPSRDQYTGNDKGRASKGAALGTLAKVYLTLGEWQKTVDLCNQVKDLGYELYTNYADNFDSSKENGVESLFEIQYVSDAGYDFWSNENQSSWLSTFTGPRGSNMVAGGWGWNQPTQEFINSYESGDKRKDVTVFYEGCPTFDGMDYKKSYSSTGYNLRKFLVTKAVSASYDNSPLNFPVLRYADVLLMKAEALNELGKTSEAQLPSTDANATLNKVRARAGLADVSGLDKTSLKEKILHERRMELAFEGQRWFDLIRVDNGQYAIDFLHSIGKSNMSSKFLLFPIPQKERDINPNLTQNTGY; encoded by the coding sequence ATGAAACTAAAAAAATATATTTCAATTATTTTGATAGCAGTGCTTTTTGCGGCTTGCGGAGAGGATTTTTTGAATAAAGCTCCGGAAGATTCTATCAATACTGCTAATTTTTATAAAACAGAAGATGACGCTATTGCTGCTATCAATGGTGCATATCAGCCAATGCAATGGCCTAAACTTTATAATATGCGTATGTGGACTACAGATATTATGGCAGGAAACAGTATTGTGGGTGCCGGTGGTGGAACAGATGGAATTGAAACTCAAGACCAAGCAAATTTTATCACTTCTACAGATAATCAGGGAGTATTAGATTTGTGGCGTGGTCCTTGGCCTGGAATTTTACGCTGTAATCTTGTTTTGCAGAAAGTTCCGGATATTGAAATGAAAGAATCGGTAAAAAATAGAATTTTAGGAGAAGCATATTTTCTTCGTGCTAATTATTATTTCATTTTAGTTCGTTTTTTTGGAGATGTTCCGCTTATTCTTATTCCTTCGGAACCGGAAAGCGATTTACGCCCCTTCCGAACTTCAAAAACAGAAGTTTATGCGCAGATTATTTCTGATTTGGAAAATGCTGCCGAAATGCTCCCTTCAAGAGATCAATATACAGGAAATGATAAAGGACGCGCATCAAAAGGAGCAGCATTAGGTACGTTGGCAAAAGTTTATTTAACATTAGGCGAATGGCAAAAAACTGTAGATTTATGCAATCAGGTAAAAGACCTTGGTTATGAATTATATACAAATTATGCCGATAATTTTGATTCTTCTAAAGAAAACGGTGTGGAATCTTTGTTCGAAATTCAATATGTAAGCGATGCCGGTTATGATTTTTGGTCGAATGAAAATCAGTCCTCATGGTTAAGTACATTTACAGGTCCGCGCGGTTCCAATATGGTTGCAGGCGGTTGGGGCTGGAATCAACCAACGCAGGAATTTATAAATTCTTACGAATCAGGCGATAAACGAAAAGATGTAACGGTTTTTTATGAAGGTTGTCCAACATTTGATGGTATGGATTATAAAAAATCATATTCATCTACAGGGTATAATTTACGCAAGTTTTTAGTAACGAAAGCGGTTTCTGCTTCGTATGATAATAGCCCGTTGAATTTTCCTGTATTGCGTTATGCTGATGTTCTTTTGATGAAAGCGGAAGCGCTAAATGAGTTGGGAAAAACTTCAGAAGCCCAACTTCCTTCAACCGATGCGAATGCTACGCTTAATAAAGTACGTGCACGTGCGGGATTGGCAGATGTAAGCGGATTGGATAAAACGTCGCTCAAAGAAAAAATCCTTCACGAACGCCGTATGGAACTTGCATTTGAAGGACAACGCTGGTTTGATTTGATCCGTGTAGACAACGGACAATATGCCATAGATTTTCTGCATTCCATTGGGAAGTCAAATATGAGTTCTAAGTTTTTATTGTTTCCTATTCCTCAAAAGGAAAGGGATATTAATCCGAATTTGACTCAAAATACAGGATATTAA
- a CDS encoding conserved exported hypothetical protein (Evidence 4 : Unknown function but conserved in other organisms), translated as MLKIKSISLLVFMLSIMMSCKSTNPVIQPEFPVNPPTPSYLKLSLNTDKAAYKPGEEVTFTISSTELPTNAKVRYKYGNEVVSEISLTSSTWKWQVPSVDFRGYIVEVFETKNDTETIYATTAVDVSSEWTKFPRYGFLSKFDLMSDAAQGEIIENLNKYHINGLQFYDWHNKHHKPLPVTNGVPASTWKDIGNRSSYFSTIQKYIDLAHNRNMKTMFYDLVYGAWDNAEADGVKNEWYIYKDSTQTNKEIIFLQSPPFLSNIYLLDPSNIEWQNYMKEEVKNVYKYLNFDGYHMDQLGDLGAHYTSKGKFLNLALTYQSYIDAIKNAAPEKFNVMNAVAQYGQQGIASSQSDFLYSEVWNPSESYNDLSNIIKQNNILSNNTKNTILAAYMNYDMADNKGYFNTPSVLMTNAVIFAFGGAHLELGEHMLCKEYFPNDNLMMKEDLKKSLEDYYDFLVAYQNLLRDGGTFNNIMLESSDNKMTMSSWPASQGSVAVFGKNINNNTQVVHLINFTNSTTQKWRDNSGSQVQPAVIKDAKVILTTSKKVKKIWIASPDFVGGASRVLNFKQSSDKLYFILPELMYWDMIVLEF; from the coding sequence ATGCTGAAAATCAAATCTATAAGTTTACTCGTTTTTATGCTTTCCATAATGATGAGTTGTAAATCAACCAATCCTGTAATACAGCCGGAATTTCCGGTAAATCCGCCAACACCCTCGTATCTTAAGCTTTCTTTAAATACGGATAAAGCTGCATATAAACCAGGAGAGGAGGTAACTTTTACAATTTCATCAACCGAGCTTCCGACAAATGCAAAAGTAAGATATAAATACGGAAATGAAGTTGTGTCGGAAATATCGCTTACATCTTCCACTTGGAAATGGCAAGTTCCTTCAGTAGATTTTAGAGGGTATATTGTTGAAGTATTTGAAACTAAAAACGATACCGAAACAATTTATGCCACTACTGCTGTAGATGTATCTTCCGAGTGGACAAAATTTCCTCGTTACGGATTTTTATCAAAATTTGATTTAATGAGTGATGCGGCTCAAGGTGAAATTATTGAAAATCTTAATAAATATCATATCAATGGACTTCAATTTTACGATTGGCATAACAAACACCACAAACCACTTCCTGTAACCAATGGAGTTCCCGCATCAACGTGGAAAGATATTGGAAATAGAAGTTCATATTTTTCAACAATACAGAAATATATAGATTTAGCTCATAACCGAAATATGAAAACAATGTTTTATGATTTGGTTTATGGCGCTTGGGATAACGCTGAAGCTGATGGAGTTAAAAATGAATGGTATATATACAAAGACAGTACACAAACAAATAAGGAGATTATATTTTTACAGTCGCCACCTTTTTTAAGCAATATCTATTTACTTGATCCTTCAAATATCGAGTGGCAAAACTATATGAAAGAGGAAGTAAAAAATGTTTATAAATATTTGAATTTTGACGGTTATCATATGGATCAATTAGGCGATTTGGGAGCACATTATACATCCAAAGGAAAATTTTTGAATTTGGCTCTTACTTACCAATCGTATATTGATGCAATAAAAAATGCTGCGCCTGAAAAATTCAATGTGATGAATGCTGTAGCGCAATACGGACAACAAGGAATCGCTTCGTCTCAATCCGATTTTTTGTATTCTGAAGTATGGAATCCTTCAGAAAGTTACAACGATTTATCAAACATCATTAAACAAAACAATATCCTGAGTAATAATACAAAAAATACAATTCTGGCAGCATATATGAATTATGATATGGCAGACAATAAAGGGTATTTTAACACGCCATCCGTATTAATGACTAATGCCGTGATTTTTGCATTTGGAGGAGCACATTTGGAACTTGGAGAGCATATGCTTTGTAAAGAATATTTTCCTAATGATAATCTTATGATGAAAGAAGATTTGAAAAAATCATTGGAAGATTATTACGATTTTTTGGTAGCTTATCAAAATTTACTTCGAGACGGAGGAACTTTTAATAATATAATGTTAGAATCATCTGATAATAAGATGACAATGTCTTCTTGGCCAGCATCACAAGGGAGTGTAGCAGTTTTCGGTAAAAATATAAACAACAATACTCAAGTAGTTCATCTCATTAATTTTACAAATTCTACAACTCAAAAATGGCGCGATAACTCAGGAAGTCAAGTACAACCGGCGGTAATAAAAGATGCGAAAGTAATACTGACAACTTCGAAGAAAGTGAAAAAAATCTGGATAGCTTCGCCGGACTTTGTAGGTGGCGCTTCACGTGTGTTGAACTTCAAACAATCGAGTGATAAGTTATACTTTATATTGCCTGAGTTAATGTATTGGGATATGATAGTGTTGGAATTTTGA
- a CDS encoding Glycogen debranching enzyme codes for MGYDSVGILINKKEEILIDMNIQKVAFVLLLTMIKITLSAQQNIPIYKSKNYSIYSDRVIQGNFEAKASSDRELTSNYRSANADRYSPTISFKFSINEKDNEMPYNCDHKVTLQSVNGECNTNVIFGKQLLDVSSNDIAQNLPENTIWKVHLDMRPVFRDFKEKGYFLLANGEKLYPADFRGVYIAGSAFPLIWDFNNLHTKAELELKDTDGDGIYETTLMMNPKESTKKTDSHWKLSKNTAAFPQYKSEYPLSDAIYNLSLEEMENAVEKDSTLRTGKEWAGVWTRDVSYSIILSMAYMQPNVAKNSLMRKVKDGRIVQDTGTGGAYPISTDRMIWAVAAWEVYKATGDENWLKTVYPIIKKSLEEDYKNVYDSKTGLAKGESSFLDWREQTYPRWMQPADIYESENLGTNAVHYQANVVSSKMAELLGEKDTALKFSQIAEKIKTNINTYFWMKEKSYYGQYLYGRNYKSLSPRSETLGEALCVLFDVADKEKQKIIISNVPTMDYGIPCIYPQIPNIPPYHNDAVWPFVQTYWALASAKAGNETSVLESIAAIYRAASLFLTNKENFVAETGDFAGTQINSSNMLWSLSGNLALIHKIIFGVEFETDGLKFHPFVPKALKGKRTLNNFKYRNTILNIEMDGFGNQIESFKVDGKSQATFSVPYSLTGIHTVKIVLRNNELESKINKVKNYITVETPEVIYSKGILSWNKINNAVSYKILKNGKYYKSTTSNSTLLKSSNYSEFQVIAVDSDFVGSFASEPVPVVNPGYVKTYEIEKYVPKSLLKYENYSGDGFVEINKKVNTSISIPVKINKKGIYAVRFRYSNGNGPINTENKCALRSLKLNKKFVGTIVFPQRGKEEWSNWGYSNSVQLSLNKGTSVISLVFEPWNENMNGEINQAFLDNMQLILLE; via the coding sequence TTGGGATATGATAGTGTTGGAATTTTGATAAATAAAAAAGAGGAAATATTAATTGATATGAACATACAAAAAGTTGCATTTGTGCTATTATTGACGATGATAAAAATAACATTATCAGCTCAACAAAATATTCCTATTTATAAGTCAAAAAATTATAGTATTTATTCCGACAGAGTTATTCAAGGTAATTTTGAGGCAAAAGCGTCATCAGACAGGGAACTAACTTCCAACTATCGAAGTGCGAATGCCGACAGATATAGTCCGACAATTTCTTTTAAATTCAGCATTAACGAAAAAGACAATGAAATGCCTTATAACTGCGATCATAAAGTAACTCTTCAATCCGTAAACGGAGAATGCAATACAAATGTAATTTTCGGGAAACAATTGCTTGATGTTTCAAGTAATGACATTGCGCAGAATTTACCTGAAAATACCATTTGGAAAGTTCATCTGGATATGCGTCCTGTTTTTCGTGATTTTAAGGAAAAAGGATATTTTCTGCTTGCAAATGGAGAAAAATTGTATCCTGCCGATTTTCGTGGCGTTTACATTGCGGGAAGTGCATTTCCATTAATTTGGGATTTTAATAATCTTCATACAAAAGCAGAGTTGGAATTAAAAGATACTGACGGGGATGGTATTTATGAAACCACCCTTATGATGAATCCGAAGGAGAGCACAAAAAAAACGGATTCACATTGGAAATTATCAAAAAACACAGCTGCTTTTCCTCAATATAAATCAGAATATCCTTTGTCTGACGCCATCTATAATTTATCCTTAGAAGAGATGGAAAATGCAGTAGAAAAAGATAGTACTTTGCGTACAGGAAAAGAATGGGCAGGAGTGTGGACACGTGATGTCAGCTACAGTATTATTCTTTCAATGGCTTATATGCAACCTAACGTGGCAAAAAACAGTTTGATGCGTAAAGTAAAAGATGGAAGAATTGTGCAAGATACAGGAACGGGAGGAGCATATCCTATTTCTACCGATAGAATGATTTGGGCAGTAGCAGCTTGGGAAGTTTATAAAGCAACCGGAGATGAAAATTGGCTGAAAACGGTTTATCCTATTATAAAAAAATCGTTGGAAGAAGATTATAAAAACGTATATGATTCAAAAACAGGGTTAGCAAAAGGTGAATCTTCGTTTCTCGATTGGCGCGAACAAACTTATCCTCGATGGATGCAACCTGCTGATATTTATGAATCTGAAAATCTGGGAACAAATGCTGTTCATTATCAAGCGAATGTAGTATCTTCTAAAATGGCTGAATTATTGGGAGAAAAAGATACGGCATTGAAATTCAGTCAAATTGCAGAGAAAATAAAAACAAACATCAATACTTACTTTTGGATGAAAGAAAAGTCGTATTACGGACAATATTTATACGGACGAAATTATAAATCGCTTTCTCCACGTTCTGAAACTCTTGGCGAAGCTTTATGCGTATTATTTGATGTTGCAGACAAAGAAAAACAAAAAATAATTATATCAAACGTACCTACGATGGATTATGGAATTCCGTGTATTTATCCGCAAATACCGAATATTCCTCCTTATCATAACGATGCAGTTTGGCCCTTTGTGCAAACCTACTGGGCATTAGCTTCAGCAAAGGCGGGAAACGAAACGTCTGTTTTAGAATCTATTGCAGCTATTTATCGTGCTGCAAGTTTATTTCTTACAAATAAAGAAAATTTTGTGGCAGAAACAGGCGATTTTGCCGGTACACAAATTAATTCGAGCAACATGCTTTGGAGTTTATCGGGCAATTTGGCTTTGATACATAAAATTATATTTGGAGTAGAGTTTGAAACAGACGGTTTGAAATTTCATCCTTTTGTGCCAAAAGCATTAAAAGGAAAACGTACACTGAATAATTTCAAATATCGAAATACTATTCTGAATATCGAAATGGACGGCTTTGGTAATCAAATAGAAAGCTTTAAAGTAGATGGAAAATCCCAAGCAACATTTTCTGTTCCTTATTCTTTAACGGGAATACATACAGTAAAAATTGTGTTGAGAAATAATGAATTAGAGTCCAAAATCAATAAAGTGAAGAATTATATTACTGTAGAAACACCGGAAGTAATATATTCAAAAGGAATTCTTTCTTGGAACAAAATAAATAATGCAGTATCATATAAAATATTGAAAAATGGAAAATATTATAAATCTACAACATCAAATTCTACATTGTTGAAATCATCTAATTATTCTGAATTTCAGGTAATTGCTGTGGATAGTGATTTTGTCGGTTCTTTTGCCTCGGAACCTGTACCTGTCGTAAATCCGGGTTATGTAAAAACATACGAAATTGAAAAATATGTTCCGAAATCACTATTAAAATACGAAAATTATTCAGGAGATGGTTTTGTGGAAATTAATAAAAAGGTTAATACTTCTATTTCAATTCCGGTAAAAATAAATAAAAAAGGTATTTATGCCGTAAGATTTCGTTATTCAAACGGGAATGGTCCCATCAATACTGAAAATAAATGCGCTTTACGCAGTTTGAAATTGAACAAAAAATTTGTAGGCACAATAGTATTCCCACAACGAGGAAAAGAGGAATGGTCTAATTGGGGATATTCTAATTCGGTTCAACTTTCTTTAAATAAAGGAACGAGTGTAATCAGCCTTGTTTTTGAACCTTGGAACGAAAATATGAATGGAGAAATTAATCAGGCATTTTTAGATAATATGCAACTAATTCTGTTAGAATAA
- a CDS encoding hypothetical protein (Evidence 5 : Unknown function) gives MEDVSDISDTTSFPYLYLTFAFVGSSVDEIVKVTSSPGLYAALSVFKESLRYEGVGGFTGNSGCITGLVDLQLIIMESIKTSKLIDLIFSIFF, from the coding sequence GTGGAAGATGTAAGCGATATTTCCGACACAACTTCATTTCCGTATTTATATCTTACTTTTGCATTTGTCGGAAGCTCGGTTGATGAAATTGTAAAAGTTACCTCCTCTCCTGGTTTATATGCAGCTTTATCCGTATTTAAAGAAAGCTTAAGATACGAGGGTGTTGGCGGATTTACCGGAAATTCCGGCTGTATTACAGGATTGGTTGATTTACAACTCATCATTATGGAAAGCATAAAAACGAGTAAACTTATAGATTTGATTTTCAGCATATTTTTTTAA
- a CDS encoding hypothetical protein (Evidence 5 : Unknown function) produces MKNKLQFTILVVFLISIFFQDDLYGAKKVCIVGTATRNGWDATNATPLTQDPDVNKFHYDAYLNVGEFKFLLEKTGWYPAWIEGASPNLLIKRVDETIPDNNFNITTAGNYSITIDTTLLTIDIQPMTETTPINFNTIFMIGSATPGGWDLDQAAQLTRSETNPWEFVYNGPLLVGEFKFPGTRGDYNQEFFMKVSDTEMFLGTSPDSKWNITEADNYXIVMNTNTMAIDIQKDIASAVQNNKVSSVKIKNNIVKDKIILNSEENLNYNIFSLTGTLIAKGNAKGVINVSSIENGIYLLTVGDKTFKFIKE; encoded by the coding sequence ATGAAAAACAAATTACAATTTACAATTTTAGTGGTGTTTTTAATCAGTATTTTTTTTCAGGATGATTTGTATGGGGCAAAAAAAGTTTGTATAGTAGGTACCGCTACAAGAAATGGTTGGGATGCAACAAATGCAACTCCTTTGACACAAGATCCAGACGTGAATAAGTTTCATTATGATGCTTATTTAAATGTTGGCGAATTCAAATTTTTATTAGAAAAAACAGGTTGGTATCCTGCTTGGATTGAAGGTGCTTCACCTAACTTATTGATTAAAAGAGTGGATGAAACTATTCCTGATAATAATTTCAACATTACGACAGCCGGTAATTATTCCATTACCATCGATACCACTTTACTTACCATTGATATTCAACCAATGACTGAAACCACTCCGATTAACTTCAATACTATCTTTATGATCGGTTCAGCAACTCCTGGTGGATGGGATTTGGATCAGGCAGCACAATTGACAAGAAGCGAAACAAATCCATGGGAATTTGTTTATAACGGTCCGCTGTTAGTCGGAGAATTTAAATTTCCGGGAACAAGAGGAGATTATAATCAGGAATTTTTTATGAAAGTATCTGATACTGAAATGTTTTTAGGAACTTCACCCGATTCAAAATGGAATATAACGGAAGCGGATAATTATATNATTGTAATGAATACCAATACAATGGCGATAGATATACAAAAAGATATTGCTTCTGCTGTTCAAAATAATAAGGTGAGTTCTGTGAAAATTAAAAATAATATTGTAAAAGATAAAATAATTTTAAACTCGGAAGAAAATCTTAATTACAATATTTTTTCATTAACGGGTACACTTATTGCTAAAGGAAATGCCAAAGGTGTAATTAATGTATCATCTATAGAAAATGGAATTTATTTACTTACCGTAGGCGATAAAACCTTTAAGTTCATAAAAGAATAA
- a CDS encoding conserved hypothetical protein (Evidence 4 : Unknown function but conserved in other organisms), translated as MKKQYIRDRKNPFSNTKIWMAFILSIVVFVSCEQQVPDNIVKSGPIELSASSEEIVLNQKNYDTDAFKLNWTTGTNNGTGASISYLLQIDKQGNNFSAAINFDKGKAIYEQNFNVADLNDKLLNYWNIPANTQSALEARVITTVYSTPQVKDTSNVVIINVTPYQPVTNTLYIIGDASPYGWDANKAIALTPKEDNPTEFVFQGALGVGSFKFITTLGQFLPSYNKGATNEQLFYRTLDSEPDDKFNIAEAAVYKITVELPDMSIAIEKVDLPAYNELYIVGSATPIGWNIADAIKLVQSTSNPYIFTYTGVLLPGEFKFPVNRNTDWAQDMYMRTDDSHMYLHKGGDSDDNKWAIEKKGFYILTLNLSDNTIDIHREKLYMVGSATPIGWSIDKAIEMTEDDTDGCIFKYTGPMVAGEFKFPVNRNTDWGQDMYMRVDDENMYRHVGGSPDDNKWNITVDGNYEIIANIETLKLSFIKK; from the coding sequence ATGAAAAAACAATATATCAGGGATAGAAAAAATCCCTTCTCAAATACTAAAATATGGATGGCTTTTATTTTATCAATAGTCGTTTTTGTTAGTTGTGAACAACAAGTGCCGGACAATATTGTAAAATCCGGACCAATTGAATTAAGCGCATCTTCTGAAGAAATTGTATTGAATCAAAAGAATTATGATACTGATGCTTTTAAATTGAATTGGACAACAGGAACCAATAATGGAACAGGAGCTTCAATTTCTTATCTTCTTCAAATAGATAAACAAGGAAATAATTTCTCCGCTGCTATTAATTTTGACAAGGGAAAAGCAATATATGAACAAAATTTCAATGTTGCCGATTTGAACGATAAATTATTGAATTATTGGAATATTCCGGCTAATACACAATCTGCACTTGAAGCGCGAGTGATAACTACAGTTTATTCTACACCTCAAGTAAAAGATACATCAAATGTGGTAATTATTAACGTAACACCTTATCAACCGGTAACAAATACACTGTATATTATTGGAGATGCTTCGCCTTACGGATGGGATGCAAATAAAGCCATTGCTTTAACTCCAAAAGAAGATAATCCTACCGAATTTGTGTTTCAAGGTGCTTTAGGAGTGGGCTCTTTTAAGTTTATTACTACGTTAGGACAATTTTTACCGTCTTATAATAAAGGCGCAACCAATGAACAATTATTTTACAGAACATTAGATTCAGAGCCGGATGATAAGTTTAATATTGCCGAAGCGGCAGTTTATAAAATAACGGTAGAATTACCGGATATGTCTATTGCTATTGAAAAAGTAGACTTGCCGGCATACAATGAATTATATATTGTAGGAAGCGCCACGCCTATCGGATGGAACATTGCAGATGCTATTAAGTTAGTACAAAGTACGTCAAATCCATACATATTTACTTATACAGGCGTATTGCTTCCGGGTGAATTTAAATTTCCTGTAAATCGCAATACAGACTGGGCACAAGATATGTATATGCGTACAGATGATTCACATATGTATTTGCATAAAGGAGGAGACTCCGACGATAATAAATGGGCAATTGAGAAAAAAGGATTTTACATTCTTACACTTAATTTATCGGACAATACTATCGATATTCATCGTGAAAAATTGTATATGGTAGGAAGCGCCACACCAATAGGGTGGAGTATTGATAAAGCCATTGAAATGACAGAAGACGATACTGACGGTTGTATTTTCAAATATACAGGTCCCATGGTAGCAGGTGAATTCAAGTTTCCTGTAAACCGCAATACCGATTGGGGACAAGATATGTATATGCGTGTTGATGATGAAAATATGTACAGACACGTAGGTGGCAGCCCTGATGATAATAAATGGAATATAACGGTAGATGGTAATTATGAAATTATTGCAAATATAGAAACCTTAAAATTGAGTTTTATAAAAAAATAA